One region of Microbacterium sufflavum genomic DNA includes:
- a CDS encoding sugar transferase, protein MTSVEDALSISRTGFVPATAPRATTSSTRPATTPRASATLERRRQWERHYRMRLRITDAAVILIAVALTVAVQLTSGVVAIEAGRNAALLGLAWYLMLSALNTRDAAIFGSGATEYRRVAHASGLAFGITAIAGVLLAWEGLQPLFLVALPVGTFGLLGARWAWRRWLQRRRIRGQYASRTLVVGATEDVEYVITSLQKGAENGYHVVGTTLVDRKAGAFAIGESIYPVVGDLDSVAAAAAQLGADTIIVASRPDGDPDFVKQLSWQLEGTAAELVLSSRLTDVAGPRISLRQVDGLPLIQVKIPTYEGGVHVLKRALDIFVATVALIPIALLTPVLMALIKLDSPGPAFFFQERVGRDGRRFKMVKFRSMKTDAEQQLAALKAQNDGAGLLFKMKDDPRVTRVGKVLRKLSLDELPQFWNVLTGDMSVVGPRPPLPSEVTAYDGTVFRRLYIKPGITGLWQVSGRSDLSWDESVRLDLRYVENWSVMNDLQIMWRTAKVMIQPKGAY, encoded by the coding sequence ATGACGTCCGTCGAGGATGCTCTGAGCATCTCTCGCACGGGATTCGTTCCGGCCACCGCTCCGCGGGCCACCACGTCGTCCACGCGCCCGGCGACCACGCCGCGCGCTTCGGCGACGCTGGAACGGCGTCGGCAGTGGGAACGTCACTATCGGATGCGGCTGCGGATCACGGATGCGGCTGTCATCCTGATCGCCGTCGCTCTGACGGTCGCGGTCCAGCTGACCTCCGGCGTCGTGGCGATCGAGGCGGGGCGCAACGCTGCTCTGCTCGGCCTCGCCTGGTATCTGATGCTGTCGGCGCTCAACACCCGCGACGCCGCCATCTTCGGTTCCGGGGCCACGGAATACCGCCGCGTGGCACACGCCAGCGGCCTGGCATTCGGCATCACCGCTATCGCGGGCGTCCTACTGGCGTGGGAGGGACTGCAGCCGCTGTTCCTCGTCGCGCTGCCTGTCGGGACGTTCGGGTTGCTCGGCGCGCGCTGGGCCTGGAGACGGTGGCTGCAGCGCCGCCGGATCCGGGGCCAGTACGCGTCGCGCACCCTGGTGGTCGGCGCGACCGAAGACGTCGAGTATGTGATCACGTCTCTGCAGAAGGGCGCAGAGAACGGCTACCACGTCGTGGGGACGACGCTGGTGGATCGCAAGGCCGGCGCGTTCGCGATCGGGGAGAGCATCTACCCGGTCGTCGGCGATCTCGACAGCGTCGCCGCCGCGGCGGCCCAGCTCGGGGCGGACACGATCATCGTGGCGAGCCGTCCCGATGGGGACCCCGACTTCGTCAAGCAGCTCAGCTGGCAGCTCGAGGGCACCGCCGCCGAGCTCGTGCTCTCGAGCCGACTGACCGACGTCGCCGGTCCTCGCATCTCGCTGCGTCAGGTCGACGGCCTGCCGCTGATCCAGGTGAAGATCCCGACGTACGAGGGCGGGGTGCACGTGCTCAAGCGGGCGCTCGACATCTTCGTCGCGACGGTCGCGCTGATCCCGATCGCCCTCCTCACCCCGGTGCTGATGGCGCTCATCAAGCTCGACTCGCCCGGACCCGCGTTCTTCTTCCAGGAGCGCGTCGGCCGCGACGGCCGCCGCTTCAAGATGGTGAAGTTCCGCTCGATGAAGACCGACGCCGAGCAGCAGCTCGCCGCCCTCAAGGCGCAGAACGACGGCGCCGGTCTTCTGTTCAAGATGAAGGACGACCCCCGCGTCACCCGCGTGGGAAAGGTGCTGCGCAAGCTGTCGCTCGACGAGCTGCCGCAGTTCTGGAACGTCCTCACCGGCGACATGAGTGTCGTCGGGCCTCGTCCGCCGCTTCCCAGCGAGGTCACGGCGTACGACGGCACCGTGTTCCGCCGCCTGTACATCAAGCCCGGCATCACGGGCCTGTGGCAGGTGTCCGGGCGCAGCGACCTGTCGTGGGACGAGAGCGTGCGCCTCGACCTGCGGTACGTCGAGAACTGGTCGGTCATGAATGATCTGCAAATCATGTGGCGGACCGCGAAGGTGATGATCCAGCCGAAGGGGGCTTACTGA
- a CDS encoding low temperature requirement protein A: MLPRDPAQPHRTASTLELFFDLVFVVAVSIASSQLHHALSHGDFVHGITSYAMVFFAIWWAWMNFTWFATSFDTDDWLYRVTTFVQMGGVLILAAGVPRAFDEGDFTVPVIGYVVMRVAMVAQWLRASRSAGALRSATRRYAAGIAGVQVLWVLFLLIPTGPAQLVAFVVFALIEISVPVFAEYRRQTPWHRHHITERYGLFTLIVLGESLLASANAIIDALDEVEALGPLIAISVLTLVVTASLWWIYFWPPHHRAITSFRRSLRYGYTHYFVFAAAAAFSAGIEVELDVLTGESHLSSMAASFTVTVPIAVFLLGVWWIAIKENADRVVNTVVPTGAALVLLDPVLPVPVTLTALILAAVVVVLVVRPPVTREAEAPVGT; this comes from the coding sequence ATGCTGCCCCGTGACCCGGCGCAGCCGCATCGCACCGCGAGCACCCTCGAGCTGTTCTTCGACCTGGTGTTCGTCGTGGCCGTGAGCATCGCCTCGTCGCAGCTGCACCACGCCCTCTCGCACGGGGACTTCGTCCACGGCATCACGTCGTACGCGATGGTGTTCTTCGCGATCTGGTGGGCGTGGATGAACTTCACGTGGTTCGCCACCTCGTTCGACACGGACGACTGGCTCTACCGCGTGACGACGTTCGTGCAGATGGGCGGGGTGCTCATCCTCGCGGCCGGTGTGCCGCGGGCCTTCGACGAGGGCGACTTCACCGTGCCGGTCATCGGGTACGTCGTGATGCGCGTGGCCATGGTCGCGCAGTGGCTCAGGGCCTCACGGTCGGCCGGTGCGCTGCGCTCCGCCACCCGCCGGTACGCGGCGGGCATCGCCGGGGTGCAGGTGCTCTGGGTGCTGTTCCTCCTGATCCCGACGGGGCCCGCCCAGCTCGTGGCGTTCGTGGTGTTCGCCCTCATCGAGATCTCCGTTCCGGTGTTCGCCGAATACCGCCGGCAGACCCCGTGGCACCGGCACCACATCACAGAGCGCTACGGGCTGTTCACTCTCATCGTGCTGGGGGAGAGCCTGCTCGCCTCGGCGAACGCGATCATCGACGCGCTCGACGAGGTCGAGGCGCTCGGGCCGCTGATCGCGATCTCGGTGCTCACGCTGGTGGTCACCGCCTCGCTCTGGTGGATCTACTTCTGGCCGCCGCATCACCGCGCGATCACCTCGTTCCGCCGGTCGCTGCGGTACGGCTACACGCACTACTTCGTGTTCGCGGCGGCCGCCGCCTTCTCGGCAGGCATCGAGGTGGAGCTGGACGTGCTCACCGGTGAGAGCCACCTGTCGAGCATGGCCGCTTCGTTCACCGTGACCGTCCCCATCGCGGTGTTCCTCCTCGGCGTCTGGTGGATCGCGATCAAGGAGAACGCCGACCGTGTGGTCAACACGGTGGTGCCGACCGGAGCGGCACTCGTGCTGTTGGATCCGGTGCTGCCGGTCCCGGTGACGCTCACCGCACTGATCCTGGCAGCCGTCGTGGTCGTGCTCGTGGTCCGACCGCCGGTCACGCGCGAGGCCGAGG